One stretch of Qipengyuania gelatinilytica DNA includes these proteins:
- a CDS encoding alpha-ketoacid dehydrogenase subunit beta has protein sequence MTEVKDKPASEGEAGTERRLNMIEAINDALDVTMGRDENIVIMGEDVGYFGGVFRCTAGLQQKYGKSRVFDTPISECGIIAAAVGMGAYGLRPVPEIQFADYIYPGLDQLISEAARLRYRSAAEYTAPITVRSPFGGGIFGGQTHSQSPEAIFAHVSGLKTVIPATPYDAKGLLISAIEDNDPVIFFEPKRIYNGPFSGYYDKPVEPWKRFDASIVPEGHYTIPLGKARYATQGDELTILAYGTMVHVVEAVCREKGVEADIVDLRTIVPVDIETIEESVKKTGRCLIVHEATRTAGFGAELSALVTERCFYHLEAPIERVTGFDTPYPHSLEWAYFPGPIRIGEALDKILKD, from the coding sequence ATGACCGAGGTGAAAGACAAACCCGCCAGCGAAGGCGAAGCGGGCACCGAACGCCGCCTCAACATGATCGAGGCGATCAACGACGCGCTCGATGTGACTATGGGCCGCGACGAGAACATCGTCATCATGGGCGAGGACGTCGGCTACTTCGGCGGCGTGTTCCGCTGCACCGCCGGTCTCCAGCAGAAATACGGCAAGAGCCGCGTGTTCGACACGCCGATTTCCGAATGCGGCATCATCGCCGCGGCAGTGGGAATGGGGGCCTATGGCCTGCGTCCGGTGCCGGAAATCCAGTTTGCCGATTATATCTACCCCGGCCTCGACCAGCTGATCTCCGAAGCGGCGCGCCTGCGCTATCGTTCGGCAGCCGAGTACACTGCGCCGATCACCGTGCGCAGCCCGTTCGGCGGCGGCATCTTCGGTGGCCAGACGCACAGCCAGAGCCCCGAGGCGATCTTCGCCCATGTCTCCGGCCTGAAGACGGTCATTCCGGCGACACCCTATGACGCGAAGGGCCTGCTGATCAGCGCCATCGAAGACAATGACCCGGTCATCTTCTTCGAGCCCAAGCGCATCTACAACGGCCCGTTCTCGGGCTATTACGACAAGCCGGTCGAACCTTGGAAGCGCTTCGATGCGAGCATTGTGCCCGAGGGTCATTACACAATCCCGCTCGGCAAGGCGCGTTATGCGACGCAGGGTGATGAGCTCACCATCCTCGCCTATGGCACGATGGTTCACGTGGTCGAGGCGGTCTGCCGCGAGAAGGGCGTGGAGGCCGACATCGTCGACCTGCGCACCATCGTCCCCGTCGACATCGAAACGATCGAGGAATCAGTCAAGAAGACCGGCCGCTGCCTCATCGTCCATGAAGCGACCCGTACCGCCGGTTTCGGCGCGGAGCTTTCCGCGCTGGTAACCGAGCGCTGCTTCTATCACCTCGAAGCTCCGATCGAACGCGTGACCGGTTTCGACACACCCTATCCCCACAGCCTCGAATGGGCCTATTTCCCCGGCCCGATCCGCATCGGCGAGGCCCTCGACAAGATCCTCAAGGACTGA
- a CDS encoding dihydrolipoamide acetyltransferase family protein has translation MAKFIFNMPDIGEGIAEAEIVQWHKKVGDTVKEDEEFVDMMTDKATVPMESPVDGKILEIAGEEGDMVSIGSMLVVIEVEGEVPEDVAEEAPAPAAAPAPAPKAEEVEERIEVETSDASDADDALAADPDPEPLPAPTPAPEPKHQAKVLATPAVRKRAKELGVDLSQVKPSEEGRIRHGDLDQFLSYTSGYGAAAKTREDEEKKVIGMRRRIAENMAASKRNIPHFSYVEECDVTDLEVLRAQLNASRGDKPKLTILPLLITAICKTLPDFPMINARYDDQAGVVTRHGSVNMGMAAQTDAGLMVPVIKNAQAKNLWQLANEISRLADAARNSTAKKEEMEGGTLTVTSLGPLGGVATTPVINRPEVAIIGPNRIIERPMYVTGSDGVERIEKRKLMNISISCDHRVVDGWDAASFIQALKKLLETPALILVD, from the coding sequence ATGGCAAAGTTCATATTCAACATGCCCGACATCGGCGAAGGCATTGCCGAGGCGGAAATCGTCCAGTGGCACAAGAAGGTCGGCGACACGGTCAAGGAAGACGAGGAATTCGTCGACATGATGACCGACAAGGCCACCGTGCCGATGGAAAGCCCGGTCGACGGCAAGATCCTCGAGATCGCTGGTGAAGAAGGCGACATGGTCTCGATCGGTTCGATGCTGGTCGTGATCGAGGTCGAGGGCGAAGTGCCTGAAGACGTTGCCGAGGAGGCTCCTGCTCCTGCTGCTGCGCCCGCACCGGCTCCCAAGGCGGAAGAAGTCGAAGAGCGTATCGAAGTCGAGACTTCGGACGCCAGCGATGCCGACGATGCACTCGCTGCCGACCCCGATCCCGAGCCGCTGCCAGCACCGACGCCGGCGCCCGAGCCGAAGCACCAGGCAAAGGTCCTTGCGACCCCTGCTGTGCGCAAGCGCGCCAAGGAACTCGGCGTGGACCTCAGCCAGGTTAAGCCGTCCGAAGAAGGCCGCATCCGTCACGGCGATCTCGACCAGTTCCTTTCCTACACCTCGGGCTATGGCGCTGCTGCCAAGACCCGCGAGGACGAGGAAAAGAAGGTCATCGGCATGCGTCGCCGCATCGCCGAGAACATGGCTGCGTCAAAGCGCAACATCCCGCATTTCTCCTATGTCGAGGAATGCGATGTTACCGACCTCGAGGTGCTGCGCGCACAGCTCAACGCCAGCCGCGGGGACAAGCCCAAGCTGACGATCCTGCCGCTGCTGATCACCGCGATCTGCAAGACGCTGCCCGACTTTCCGATGATCAACGCACGCTATGACGATCAAGCTGGCGTTGTGACGCGCCACGGTTCGGTCAACATGGGCATGGCCGCACAGACCGACGCGGGCCTGATGGTGCCGGTCATCAAGAACGCGCAGGCGAAGAACCTGTGGCAGCTGGCGAACGAGATTTCGCGCCTTGCGGATGCCGCACGCAACAGCACGGCGAAGAAGGAAGAGATGGAAGGCGGCACGCTGACCGTCACTTCGCTCGGACCGCTCGGCGGCGTGGCTACCACGCCGGTTATCAACCGTCCCGAAGTCGCTATCATCGGCCCGAACCGCATTATCGAGCGCCCGATGTACGTCACCGGCAGCGATGGTGTCGAACGGATCGAGAAGCGCAAGCTGATGAATATCTCGATCAGCTGCGATCACCGCGTGGTCGATGGCTGGGATGCAGCAAGCTTCATCCAGGCGTTGAAGAAGCTGCTGGAAACGCCAGCGCTTATCCTCGTCGACTGA
- a CDS encoding MFS transporter, with the protein MATIAGVSDKPSVGLKLAHGFGAAAFGIKNNGFDYFLLLFYGTVIGLEPGLVGLAIFIALVFDALSDPLVGYWSDNFRSRWGRRHPFMYAAALPVALSYFLLWNPPDWGQTELFLYLTGLAVLIRTFITFYETPSSALIPELTSDYEERTSLQSYRLFFGWTGGSMMSIIMFGALMTGPQGMLDRNAYATYGIIASLLIFLAIMVSALGTHHRIPYLHRPVATGERFGVRRIFREMIETLSEKSFIALFFATVLFAIASGLAAALSFLMLRYFWGFEEVQIFIWTCTVLLSALFGFLIAPWSVKKFGKKRSVIGLGLLAFTIQPAPVLLRLAGLMPENGDPILFPLVMTINVIDLALIIATQAVAYSMIADLVESNQVRTGRRNEGVYYAASTFTRKVTQGIGVAAAGAILSIVAFPEGAEPDTVSSDTLWMLGAYYAPTLLLLYLGALYCISRYRIDKSEHEKNLRKLAEAKAGSQA; encoded by the coding sequence ATGGCGACCATTGCGGGGGTATCCGACAAGCCATCGGTCGGCCTGAAGCTTGCGCACGGTTTCGGTGCGGCGGCTTTCGGGATCAAGAACAACGGCTTCGATTACTTTCTCCTGCTGTTCTACGGCACGGTGATCGGTCTCGAGCCGGGTCTTGTGGGTCTCGCGATCTTCATCGCACTGGTCTTCGATGCCCTCTCCGATCCACTGGTCGGCTATTGGTCGGATAATTTCCGGAGCCGCTGGGGCCGTCGCCACCCCTTCATGTATGCAGCTGCCCTGCCGGTGGCGCTGAGCTATTTCCTGCTGTGGAACCCGCCCGACTGGGGGCAGACCGAACTGTTCCTCTACCTGACCGGGCTCGCGGTGCTGATCCGCACCTTTATCACCTTCTACGAGACGCCCAGTTCCGCGCTCATCCCTGAACTGACGTCGGACTACGAAGAGCGCACCAGCCTGCAGTCCTATCGCCTCTTCTTCGGCTGGACCGGCGGCAGCATGATGAGCATCATCATGTTCGGCGCATTGATGACCGGTCCACAAGGCATGCTCGATCGCAATGCCTATGCGACCTACGGCATCATCGCATCACTGCTTATCTTCCTTGCGATCATGGTTTCGGCCCTCGGCACCCACCACCGCATTCCCTACTTGCACCGCCCTGTTGCAACGGGCGAGCGTTTCGGAGTTCGGCGTATCTTTCGCGAAATGATCGAAACGCTCAGCGAGAAGAGCTTCATCGCCCTGTTCTTCGCCACCGTCCTGTTTGCGATTGCGTCGGGCCTCGCGGCGGCCCTGTCCTTCCTCATGCTGCGCTACTTCTGGGGCTTCGAGGAAGTCCAGATCTTCATCTGGACCTGCACCGTCCTTTTATCCGCGCTGTTCGGCTTCCTGATTGCCCCGTGGAGCGTGAAGAAATTCGGCAAGAAGCGATCGGTGATCGGTCTTGGATTGCTGGCCTTCACCATCCAGCCTGCGCCGGTCCTGCTGCGGCTTGCAGGCCTTATGCCGGAGAACGGCGATCCGATCCTCTTTCCGCTGGTGATGACCATCAACGTGATCGACCTTGCGCTGATCATCGCAACGCAGGCTGTCGCCTATTCGATGATCGCCGACCTGGTCGAATCGAACCAGGTCAGGACCGGACGGCGCAACGAGGGCGTCTACTACGCCGCGTCCACCTTCACGCGCAAAGTCACGCAAGGCATCGGCGTTGCGGCGGCAGGCGCGATCCTGTCGATCGTCGCCTTCCCCGAGGGCGCCGAGCCGGACACGGTTTCGAGCGACACGCTGTGGATGCTGGGCGCCTATTACGCCCCCACCCTGCTGCTGCTCTATCTGGGCGCGCTCTACTGCATCTCGCGCTACCGGATCGACAAGTCGGAACACGAGAAAAACCTGCGCAAGCTGGCCGAAGCGAAGGCCGGATCGCAGGCATGA
- a CDS encoding DUF2842 domain-containing protein — translation MREEPTWRIPVGLLGLLIGLLVYGIVIARYLPGLIGDWPALAQTVIYLFLGLVWLLPLGRFLKWMETGNWR, via the coding sequence ATGAGAGAAGAACCCACCTGGCGCATACCGGTCGGCCTGCTGGGTCTCCTGATCGGGCTCCTGGTTTACGGTATCGTGATCGCGCGATACCTGCCAGGTCTCATCGGCGACTGGCCGGCACTTGCGCAGACCGTGATCTACCTTTTCCTCGGCCTCGTGTGGCTGCTGCCCTTGGGCCGCTTCCTGAAGTGGATGGAAACCGGCAACTGGCGCTGA
- a CDS encoding 5-formyltetrahydrofolate cyclo-ligase yields MTKDQLRKILRSMRRDHVAQLPDSMRRLVFHRPPAPLLDLVPEGATVGLYRADPFEAPAASYARFFLERGHEIALPRFETRNSAMEFAQHSDPFDEEDLEVGPFGLLQPSPEAPVMEPQVLLVPLVGFTAKGDRLGQGGGHYDRWLENREDVTAIGLAWDCQLAEDLPVEPHDRRLDAVVTPTRLYGPFA; encoded by the coding sequence GTGACGAAGGACCAACTCCGGAAAATTCTCCGCAGCATGCGACGCGATCATGTTGCACAGCTGCCCGACAGCATGCGTAGGCTGGTCTTCCACCGCCCTCCGGCGCCCCTGCTGGATCTCGTGCCCGAAGGCGCGACCGTTGGCCTCTATCGCGCCGATCCGTTCGAAGCGCCTGCGGCCTCCTATGCCAGGTTCTTTCTCGAACGCGGCCACGAGATTGCCCTTCCCCGCTTCGAGACCCGCAATTCCGCGATGGAATTCGCACAGCATAGCGACCCGTTCGACGAGGAAGACCTCGAGGTCGGCCCCTTCGGACTGCTCCAGCCATCACCCGAAGCGCCCGTCATGGAACCGCAGGTCCTGCTGGTCCCGCTCGTGGGTTTTACCGCCAAAGGCGACCGTCTCGGTCAGGGCGGCGGCCATTACGACCGCTGGCTCGAGAACCGCGAGGATGTTACGGCTATCGGCCTTGCATGGGATTGCCAGCTGGCGGAAGACCTGCCGGTCGAGCCGCATGACCGCCGGCTCGATGCCGTCGTGACCCCAACCCGCCTCTACGGACCGTTCGCATGA
- a CDS encoding cell division protein ZapA: MSDVKLQVGGRVYTVSTANGQEDKVRGLAQMVDEKISGMGKNATSNEAKNLLFAAILLADELTDARNAAQSHPPDPGIDTDALANRLERVANALEGAASALEGEASAS, translated from the coding sequence ATGAGCGACGTCAAGCTGCAGGTCGGCGGTCGCGTCTACACCGTCTCGACCGCCAACGGGCAGGAAGACAAGGTGCGCGGCCTTGCGCAGATGGTCGACGAGAAGATCAGCGGCATGGGCAAGAACGCGACCAGCAACGAAGCGAAGAACCTGCTGTTCGCCGCGATCCTGCTCGCCGATGAACTGACCGACGCGCGCAATGCCGCGCAATCGCACCCGCCCGATCCGGGAATCGACACCGATGCGCTGGCGAACAGGCTGGAACGCGTCGCAAATGCGCTCGAAGGTGCCGCTTCTGCACTTGAGGGAGAGGCCTCGGCCTCCTAA
- the tkt gene encoding transketolase: MSLDTARMVQMANAIRALSMDAVQAANSGHPGMPMGMADVATVLWSEYLKHDPAAPDWADRDRFVLSAGHGSMLIYSLLHLSGYAAPTMDDIRNFRQLGSPCAGHPENFLLDGVESTTGPLGQGLAMAVGMAIAERKLNADFGDGLVDHRTWVIAGDGCLMEGINHEAIGLAGHLKLGRMNVLWDDNQITIDGGTELSTSEDIKARYAATGWHVVSCDGHDFDDIRRALDEAQADERPSLVACRTVIGKGAPNKQGTSATHGAPLGDEEISAARDVLGWDYKPFEIPEQVLSDWRGTADAGAKAHGEWSERLSADSQGAEFERRMSGDLPAKFSLDNYIQSLMKEPVKVATRKASEMALDKINAMLPDTMGGSADLTGSNNTKAGGIGPFTADDYSGRYIYYGIREFGMAAAMNGMALHGGVIPYGGTFLVFTDYCRAAIRLSALQQVRAIYVMTHDSIGLGEDGPTHQPVEHVQSLRMIPNLLVMRPADAVETAECWDIALRSKDRPAVLALSRQNLPQVRNHPEETDMSSKGAYRLKKAGNAHKVTLVASGSEVHLALACADELEKQGVGASVVSMVCTQLFDEQDEAYRKDMIPASSLRVSIEAGTTFGWERYTGENGLNIGIDSFGASAPAGDLFKKFGFTADAIVPQIMNKLNG, encoded by the coding sequence ATGAGTCTCGACACTGCTCGCATGGTCCAGATGGCCAATGCCATCAGGGCACTTTCGATGGATGCGGTGCAGGCAGCGAACTCTGGGCATCCAGGCATGCCGATGGGCATGGCCGATGTGGCAACCGTGTTGTGGAGCGAATACCTCAAGCACGATCCGGCAGCGCCCGACTGGGCCGACCGCGACCGCTTCGTCCTGTCCGCGGGCCACGGCTCGATGCTCATCTACTCGCTGCTGCACCTGTCGGGATATGCGGCGCCGACGATGGACGACATCCGCAACTTCCGCCAGCTCGGCAGCCCGTGCGCAGGCCATCCTGAGAATTTCCTCCTCGACGGCGTGGAATCGACCACCGGCCCGCTGGGGCAGGGCCTTGCAATGGCAGTCGGCATGGCAATTGCGGAGCGCAAGCTGAACGCCGATTTCGGTGACGGACTGGTCGATCACCGGACCTGGGTGATCGCAGGCGATGGCTGCCTCATGGAAGGCATCAACCACGAGGCCATCGGTCTTGCAGGTCATCTCAAGCTCGGCCGTATGAACGTGCTGTGGGACGACAACCAGATCACCATCGACGGCGGTACCGAACTGTCGACCAGCGAAGACATCAAGGCCCGTTACGCGGCGACCGGCTGGCACGTGGTCAGCTGCGACGGCCACGATTTCGACGATATCCGCCGCGCTCTCGATGAAGCGCAGGCAGACGAGCGTCCGTCGCTGGTCGCCTGCCGCACGGTGATCGGCAAGGGCGCGCCCAACAAGCAGGGCACCAGCGCCACCCACGGCGCACCGCTCGGTGACGAGGAAATCTCGGCTGCGCGTGACGTGCTCGGCTGGGACTACAAGCCCTTCGAAATTCCCGAGCAGGTCCTGTCGGACTGGCGCGGCACCGCCGATGCAGGTGCAAAGGCGCATGGCGAATGGAGCGAGCGCCTTTCCGCCGACAGCCAGGGCGCCGAATTCGAGCGCCGCATGTCGGGCGACCTGCCCGCCAAGTTCAGCCTCGACAACTACATCCAGTCGCTGATGAAGGAGCCGGTCAAGGTCGCCACCCGCAAGGCGAGCGAGATGGCTCTCGACAAGATCAACGCGATGCTGCCCGACACGATGGGCGGCAGCGCCGACCTGACGGGTTCGAACAACACCAAGGCCGGCGGCATCGGCCCTTTCACGGCAGACGATTACTCGGGCCGCTACATCTATTACGGCATCCGCGAATTCGGCATGGCGGCCGCCATGAACGGCATGGCGCTGCACGGGGGCGTGATCCCTTATGGCGGCACCTTCCTCGTCTTCACCGACTATTGCCGCGCCGCGATCCGCCTTTCGGCCCTCCAGCAGGTCCGCGCGATCTATGTCATGACGCATGACAGCATCGGGCTTGGCGAAGACGGCCCGACGCACCAGCCGGTCGAACATGTGCAGAGCCTGCGCATGATCCCGAACCTGCTCGTCATGCGCCCTGCCGATGCGGTCGAGACGGCCGAGTGCTGGGACATCGCGCTGCGTAGCAAGGACCGCCCCGCGGTGCTGGCCCTCAGCCGCCAGAACCTGCCGCAGGTGCGCAACCATCCCGAAGAGACGGATATGTCCTCGAAGGGCGCGTATCGCCTCAAGAAGGCGGGTAACGCACACAAGGTCACGCTCGTTGCGAGTGGTTCGGAAGTGCATCTCGCGCTTGCCTGCGCCGATGAACTGGAAAAGCAGGGCGTGGGCGCCAGCGTGGTCTCGATGGTCTGCACCCAGCTGTTCGACGAGCAGGACGAGGCATACCGCAAGGACATGATCCCGGCATCGAGCCTGCGCGTCAGTATCGAGGCGGGCACCACCTTCGGCTGGGAACGCTACACTGGCGAAAACGGCCTCAACATCGGGATCGACAGCTTCGGCGCATCGGCGCCGGCGGGCGATCTCTTCAAGAAATTCGGTTTCACGGCGGACGCCATCGTTCCGCAAATCATGAACAAATTGAACGGATAA
- the gap gene encoding type I glyceraldehyde-3-phosphate dehydrogenase, with protein sequence MATKVAINGFGRIGRLVARAILERDDHDLDLVSINDLADTKSNALLFQYDSTHGRFPGTVEVGDNAIIVNGKSIAVTSERDPGNLPHAAQGVDIVLECTGFFQSHEAAEPHLKAGAKRVLISAPAKNVSATIVYGVNHETLTADDVIVSNASCTTNCLSPMAKVLHDTVGIERGFMTTIHSYTNDQRMLDQMHSDMRRARGGAQNMIPTTTGAARAVGLVLPELAGKLDGSSVRVPTPNVSLVDLVFTPGRDTSAEELNAALKAAAEGKMKGVLDYTDQPLVSSDFNHYPASSTIDSLETSVMEGKLCRVVSWYDNEWGFSNRMIDTAGVMAKFL encoded by the coding sequence ATGGCTACCAAGGTTGCAATCAATGGATTCGGACGCATCGGACGCCTCGTGGCGCGTGCGATTCTCGAGCGTGACGACCACGATCTTGACCTCGTTTCGATCAACGATCTCGCCGACACCAAGTCGAACGCGCTGCTGTTCCAGTACGACAGCACGCATGGCCGTTTCCCCGGCACCGTCGAAGTGGGCGATAACGCGATCATCGTGAACGGCAAGTCGATCGCCGTCACCAGCGAGCGTGATCCGGGCAATCTGCCGCATGCAGCCCAGGGCGTGGACATCGTCCTCGAATGCACCGGCTTCTTCCAGAGCCACGAAGCTGCCGAGCCTCATCTCAAGGCAGGCGCGAAGCGCGTGCTGATCTCGGCTCCGGCCAAGAACGTTTCGGCGACCATCGTTTACGGCGTGAACCATGAGACGCTGACCGCCGACGACGTGATCGTCTCGAACGCCAGCTGCACGACCAACTGCCTTTCGCCGATGGCCAAGGTGCTGCACGACACGGTCGGTATCGAGCGCGGCTTCATGACCACGATCCACAGCTACACCAACGACCAGCGCATGCTCGACCAGATGCACAGCGACATGCGCCGTGCCCGCGGCGGTGCGCAGAACATGATCCCGACCACCACGGGTGCAGCCCGCGCGGTCGGCCTCGTCCTGCCCGAACTCGCCGGCAAGCTCGACGGCAGCTCGGTCCGCGTACCGACGCCGAACGTCAGCCTCGTCGACCTCGTCTTCACCCCAGGCCGCGACACCAGCGCCGAGGAACTGAACGCTGCGCTCAAGGCTGCTGCAGAAGGCAAGATGAAGGGCGTGCTCGACTACACCGACCAGCCGCTCGTCAGCTCGGACTTCAACCACTATCCGGCCAGCTCGACCATCGACAGCCTCGAAACCAGCGTGATGGAAGGCAAGCTTTGCCGCGTCGTCAGCTGGTACGATAACGAATGGGGCTTCTCGAACCGCATGATCGACACCGCCGGCGTGATGGCGAAATTCCTCTAA
- a CDS encoding phosphoglycerate kinase — MSSFKTLDDLGDVTGKVALVRVDLNLPMQEGRASDVTRVEAVKPTILELADKGAKVLLLAHFGRPKGQRHSTMSTSMVQGDIERVLDREIMFIPEVMGPVVEQSIGILSNGDIGLLDNIRFWPGEEANDPEFAKGIAAHGDFYVNDAFSAAHRAHASTEGLAHHLPAYAGRAMEAELKALEAALGTPEQPVAAVVGGAKVSTKLDVLENLVGKVQHLIIGGGMANTFLAARGVDVGKSLCEHDLTDTANRIMDQADHAGCTVHLPYDVVVAKEFAANPPSMRVCNVHEVAEDEMILDVGPQAVEALGDVLKTCRTLVWNGPMGAFETEPFDAATVALAKTAAALTQDGSLISVAGGGDTVAALAHAGVKDDFTFVSTAGGAFLEWMEGKALPGVAALTA, encoded by the coding sequence ATGAGCAGCTTCAAGACCCTGGATGACCTCGGTGATGTGACCGGCAAGGTCGCACTCGTGCGCGTCGATCTAAACCTTCCGATGCAGGAAGGTCGCGCCAGCGATGTCACCCGGGTCGAAGCTGTGAAACCCACCATCCTCGAGCTGGCCGACAAGGGCGCGAAGGTTCTCCTCCTCGCCCATTTCGGCCGGCCCAAGGGCCAGCGCCATTCGACCATGAGCACCAGCATGGTGCAGGGCGACATCGAGCGCGTGCTCGACCGCGAAATCATGTTCATCCCCGAAGTGATGGGGCCGGTGGTCGAACAGTCGATCGGCATCCTTTCGAACGGCGATATCGGCCTGCTCGACAACATCCGCTTCTGGCCGGGTGAAGAGGCGAACGATCCTGAATTCGCCAAGGGCATTGCGGCTCACGGCGATTTCTACGTCAACGACGCCTTCTCCGCCGCGCACCGCGCCCATGCCTCCACCGAAGGCCTGGCGCACCACCTCCCAGCCTATGCCGGGCGCGCAATGGAAGCGGAACTCAAGGCCCTCGAGGCCGCGCTCGGCACGCCCGAGCAGCCGGTCGCAGCGGTTGTTGGCGGAGCGAAGGTTTCGACCAAGCTCGACGTGCTCGAAAACCTCGTCGGCAAGGTCCAGCACCTCATTATCGGCGGCGGCATGGCCAACACCTTCCTCGCCGCGCGCGGGGTCGATGTCGGCAAGTCGCTGTGCGAGCATGACCTCACCGACACCGCCAACCGCATCATGGACCAGGCCGACCACGCGGGGTGCACCGTCCACCTTCCTTACGATGTCGTGGTGGCGAAGGAATTCGCCGCGAACCCGCCCAGCATGCGCGTTTGCAACGTCCATGAGGTCGCCGAAGACGAGATGATCCTCGACGTCGGCCCGCAGGCGGTCGAAGCGCTGGGCGACGTGCTCAAGACCTGCCGCACGCTGGTCTGGAACGGACCGATGGGCGCCTTCGAAACCGAACCTTTCGATGCTGCCACCGTGGCGCTTGCCAAGACGGCCGCGGCGCTGACGCAGGACGGCTCGCTGATCTCGGTTGCAGGCGGGGGCGATACCGTCGCCGCGCTGGCACACGCGGGCGTGAAGGACGATTTCACCTTTGTTTCGACCGCAGGCGGCGCTTTCCTCGAATGGATGGAAGGCAAGGCGCTTCCTGGCGTGGCTGCGCTTACGGCCTGA
- a CDS encoding 2OG-Fe(II) oxygenase family protein: MATTRHLFSTPFVADTLQSEPGMRMLRNAIEEERARDAAGIDISNIGGWHSNTQMLDWGGEAARALAHKAMTMADEQTIDNRSPEFSRFTWHPEMWANVSGKGAANQYHFHPGSFWSAVAYIDDGYDGDPDPGLGGELQLQDPRMPMIRMGAPDLRLKQPDGQPMHSEVSLRPKTGMIVMFPSWLQHAVRPFKGEGTRISIAINLVAVLKRPN; the protein is encoded by the coding sequence ATGGCCACCACGCGCCACCTCTTCTCCACCCCCTTTGTCGCCGACACGCTGCAGAGCGAGCCGGGGATGCGCATGCTGCGCAATGCGATCGAGGAAGAAAGGGCGCGCGATGCTGCCGGGATCGATATCTCGAATATCGGCGGCTGGCATTCGAACACGCAGATGCTCGACTGGGGCGGCGAGGCGGCGAGGGCGCTGGCGCACAAGGCCATGACGATGGCCGACGAGCAGACGATCGACAACCGGAGCCCGGAATTCAGCCGCTTCACCTGGCACCCCGAAATGTGGGCCAACGTCAGCGGCAAGGGCGCGGCCAACCAGTACCACTTCCACCCGGGCAGCTTCTGGTCGGCGGTTGCCTATATCGACGATGGCTATGACGGCGATCCCGATCCGGGTCTTGGCGGTGAGCTCCAGCTACAGGATCCGCGCATGCCGATGATCCGCATGGGCGCCCCCGATCTCCGGCTCAAGCAGCCCGACGGCCAGCCGATGCACAGCGAGGTTTCGCTGCGTCCCAAGACGGGCATGATCGTGATGTTCCCCAGCTGGCTCCAGCATGCAGTGCGTCCGTTCAAGGGCGAGGGGACGCGGATATCGATCGCGATCAACCTCGTCGCGGTGCTGAAAAGGCCGAACTAG